GGTCATGACCCCCCCAAACCAGTCTGACTTAACCCTCGTCGCAGGTGAGTTGccacctcccccaggaagcccctCCCCAGCAGGGATTCCCTGTGCTCCCACTGCCCATCCCCCCATTAGGGCACTGAGCACTTGGAGTTGTCACTGTTTGATGTCCTGCTGTCCTCCCTATGCTGCTATGGCTCCACCCCAGGGAGGGAGTGACCCACCAGTGCACAAGGAGCTCGCTGTCTGCAGCTCCGAGGGGCTGCCCCATTCATCAGTCCCAGGTTCACATGGTCCCCGTGGTGTCAGATGCCCTGCTCACCCCAGTCTGAGCTGGGCACTTTTCactctcagcccctttcccccaggaaggaaaacattaaaataccAGCACACACAGAGTCTGCTCCTTACCACATCCCAGCTCAGGGATGTTGGGCAAGTCACCGCTCCTTTCTGAGCCTTACTTTCCTCATCAAAAAGTAGAATACCTCCTTCCTGGGATGCATTTAAGGATCaagtgggaaaaaataataaactgcACCCAGCCAATGTTTAGTAAACAGCAGGCATCCAATATAGAACCGTGCCCTTCTTGTTTCCAGATATGCAGCTGCAGCCCCAGAACGGAGGCTCATCTCACCACCAGGGGGCAGTGTTACCCACACCCAGCTCCCAGCTAACTCGGATTTCTAGTGAGGGAGGCATGCAGTTCCCTGAGTCCCCAGTGGGGCCCTCCCTCTGCAGGCCATCAGTCGGCAGGGGCAGAAATTCTGGGTTGCAAGGCAGTGGGAGGGAGCCGTGCCCAGGTGCTAGGGGGGCTTGCCCAGGTCCTGGAGAGAAGgggcggtgctgggagggggcttgGGGAAAGTGCGCCAGGAGTGCACAGTGGTTAGAGCAGGTTTGGGAGCCAGACAAGCCAGGTTCGGAGCTGATCCTGCACCTCCTGACCTGACTTGGTGGGGAAGGTAACTCAATGGTACAGCACATAcggagcatgcatgaggtcctgggttcaatccccagtacctccacttaaaaaaaaaaaaaaaagttgactgaCCATCTTACTTGCCCATGGCAGGAGGTAGGAGTTTCTGCAGTGATTTAACTCCCCAGCCAGGATGTGTTTGTCTCTTTGCCAGAGACTGTGTCCTGTCAGTTTGGCCCCACCTACATACTGCCTCAGGGGAGCTGGAGTCTTGCCAGCTTGGACAGTGGTGGATGCCAGGAACCAGCAGCCAAGGGCCTTCATGAAGCAGTGAGCCCAGCTGGCCAGATTTCCCACTAATGATTAAAGCCACAGAACGTCTTAGTGTAAGAGTCTAAGAGAGACACACGATTCCCCGCAGGGGTTCACATTTGTGGTTGGCCCTTCAGAGCTCATGGGCCTTGACTGACAGTCAGTCCTTCAGAGCAAGTGAAGCCTCAGGAAGAGAAGGCCAACCTTACTGCGGGCCTCTCCCACCAGCACCCGGGCCGAGGCGAGAAGGACCCAGCATAGGAATGAGGCCGGAGCACGGGGAGgtgtcaccccacccccacctcaccacACCCCCACCAGGAGAGAAGCCACGGGGTCACACCCTGCCGCTCCGGGCCCTGCTCTAGGGGGATCTGGCAGTGGCTCCCAGGCCCGGCCATCACTCGGACTCACGGGGAGAGCTCCTTAAAGACGCCCAGGCTCCCCCTAGACCAGCTGCACCAGAATCTCCAGAGTGGCTCTGAGACGTCCTCGTTTATTACTGCCCTGGATGCAGAGGGTCATTAGGTTCAGAAACCTGAACCGAGTGTCCGCTCACATTTCCCATTCTGAGGGATGAGAAGGGGTGATGGTTTTGATGCTCTGTTATTTAAGTGGAAGGATTTTCTATCAGTCTTGACAACCGATCTCTGAACAGTTCCATCTGGCCACTTTGCCAAGGAATCCAAGgggcacacgtgcacacacacacctccaaACACACACAGGCCCACTGGGCCCAGGATCTCACGCTCAGCAGGTTGCCAGGTAACCAGGCTCTGGGGCCTATCACCACCTTGAAAGGGCGCCCAGTGCCCTGGGAACAGTCTTGTGGCCAGTGGTCTGGCGGCCGAGGTGGCTTGTGGCCAGTGGTCTGGCGGCCGAGGTGTCAATGGCTGGTCACAGGTGGCGGGCTGCTTCCCAGACGATCTGCAGGGCCATGGAGGCACAGGGGAGCTGAGCCAGGGTGTAGGCCAGGGAGCGGGTAGGTGCACGCAGCTTGCCCAGGTAGGCCACGGTATGCACCATGCGGCCCAGGAAGACCACGAGGAAGTGCATCCGGGCGACGAAAGGGTCGGGCCCCAGGAAGGAGTAGACGAGGCCGAGGAACAGGAAGGGGTAGATGGTCTCCATGTCGTTCCGGTGCGCTCTGGGAAGGCAAGGGGTGTAGTCAGCCAGGCAGCAGCTTGGAGAGTGTCCGGGAAGCTGGGGCCCTCTGCCCCAAAGGGCCCCGCATCCCTGGGGATCATCTCAGGGTGCCAGAGTCATGTCCGTCCTCAGGACAAAGAGATACCCAGAGGCAGA
This portion of the Vicugna pacos chromosome 4, VicPac4, whole genome shotgun sequence genome encodes:
- the PTGES gene encoding prostaglandin E synthase, with the protein product MPPPSLEMGSGQVLPAFLLCSTLLVIKMYVVAIITGQVRLRKKAFANPEDAQRHGGLQYCRSDPDVERCLRAHRNDMETIYPFLFLGLVYSFLGPDPFVARMHFLVVFLGRMVHTVAYLGKLRAPTRSLAYTLAQLPCASMALQIVWEAARHL